A stretch of DNA from Myotis daubentonii chromosome 12, mMyoDau2.1, whole genome shotgun sequence:
ACCAGTACCCACACAGGCAGTGACAGAGTGGAGAGAAAAAGGTGCTTACGAAGAAAATGATTGTCTGCTGAACAAAAAAACANNNNNNNNNNNNNNNNNNNNNNNNNNNNNNNNNNNNNNNNNNNNNNNNNNNNNNNNNNNNNNNNNNNNNNNNNNNNNNNNNNNNNNNNNNNNNNNNNNNNNNNNNNNNNNNNNNNNNNNNNNNNNNNNNNNNNNNNNNNNNNNNNNNNNNNNNNNNNNNNNNNNNNNNNNNNNNNNNNNNNNNNNNNNNNNNNNNNNNNNATCGGCAGGGGGGCCAAGCGGTCTCCGGCTGCCCGGTTCCCAGGGCTAAGCAGCGGCTGCCTGAACCTAGTGCCTCTGAGTTTTCCCTACAAAGAGGCCTTCCCAATGGACCTGGGCACTCCCCCCATCAGGCGAAAACTTGGTTCCAAAGGCGGATGAGAGGGCTGAAGGCTCAGGCCTGGGCCACCTGAACCAGaacacactcactcactccaTGAACTCACACCCAGCCCCTAGCCCCCTCGCCTGTCAGCATcaagggccctgccccctgctctaCACCAGGCCCAGCACCAACCCAGGCTGGGTAGGAACACAGCTTTCTCGTCAGGGCTCTCACCcaactcttcccttccctcttccctccctccttcgttctcctttctccatttttccgtgtagttatttttcttcctactttcccCAGGCCCAACTCTGCTGACTGGTCAAACCCGGTACAACTTTGTGACTTTGTGGCCAACATGCCAACAGCAAAACTGCTCCTGCCCGCTTTGCAAGTTAGTgaaccaggggctgctccttagctggggaggcagggccaaCACACACGCCTCTCCACTCCCGGCCGGCTCTCCTGCACCTGATCGGGCAACTGGCAAAGCTGTGGGAAGGAGGGCCGCTGCATGGTGGCCACCAGCCTTTTCCCTGTGTGGCAGGGACCCAGGTCAGTGTCCTCTCCCTGACATTGGTGGATCCCTCCCCGGTATGTGCAATGCAGGGGCATAAGAACCAGGCGGCAAGGAGtacttttcctcccttccctgtctGCAGGCTTCCGAGGAGCCCTGAGCGTGGGACCTCTCAGAGGCTGGGACCACGGGCTGTGGGCACTGGGATCTCGCACACACCCTCTCCACCCAGATGAAAGACCCTCGCAGGCAAAGCAATCAGGAAACTCAAAGTCTGTCCCCCTTCCCCGCGCCTGGGCCGGCGGAAACTTTCTCCAACTGGCCAGGGGGTGGAGGCTTCTCTGGAGAGCTCGGCAGCCGCTGGCCCCCTGACCCGCCGGCCCCCATTTCaacccttctccctctcccgggTCCCGGAGACGGTAGCCGGGCCGCGGGGGCCCCGCCACTGACCTGTTCTTGGCCGCCGCGGCGCGGTCGCGCTGCCTCCGGTTCTTAAACCAGTTGCCTACTTGTGTGGGAGTGAGGCCGGTGGCCTGCGCCAGTTCGCGTTTCTTGCTGGGGTTGGGGTAGGGGTCCTGCAGGTACCATTCCCGCAGCAGGCTCCGAGTCCGCTCCTTGAAGCAATGCGTCTTCTGCTCGCCGTCCCAGATGGTGCGCGGCAGCGGGAACTTCTTGCGCACGCGGTACTTGTCCACCGGGCCGAGCGGGCGGCCGCGCAGCTTCTCGGCCTCCTGGTAGTGCGCCTCGAGCCACATGGCCTGCAGCTTGCCGTGCGACTCCTTGGTGAACTTGTGGTTCTCCAGGATGTGGTACAGGTCGCGGAAGTTCCCCGTGTGGAAGGCGACCACGGCGCGCGCGCGCAGGATGGACTCGTGCTTGTTGATGGCCTCGCACGCCCCGGGGGCCACGGGCAGCGACCAGAGGAAGCGGCCCAGCCGCTCGATGTCGCCCGTCTCCTCCAGCGTCTCGCAGACGCTGGCCACCTGCTCCGGCGAGAAGTTGAGGGTGGGCAGCTGGAACATGGACAACTCTTCCGGGGGGGCCCTggagccgccgccgctgccgccgccgccgcctgctcCGCCAGCACCGCCGCCTCCCGCACAgttcccgccgccgccgccgccgcccgtgccgccgccgccgcctcccgcaCCGGTCCCGCCGCCGCTACTCGCCAGAAGTAGGGAGCGGTGGTGAGAATCGGCGAAGTTTGGCAACAAGAAGTGGGAGGAATAGAGGTCTAGGGGGGAGCGGAATACCATGGACTgacctgggaggagaggagaaaattcagggagaggaagagagaggggaggaagaggaggagaggggcgcTGAGGACCAggcggagggagaggagaggggggaggaggggaaggaaaggaggggggagcaggaggaggagggggaagaggaagggcgTAAGggacacccacaccccacacacatccacacacacacacacccgcgcAGCCAcatagagagggaggaaggagagcgaCCCGGTGCGCGCGCGCAGAGAGCGAACCCgagccagagagagggagagggagagcgagaggagAGCGAGAGCCAACCACCGCCGAGTCAAGATTCAGCGATTCCACAGCAATCGCCCTAATGACAACAGCCTCATAATATCTCCCCTAAATCCACAGTGAGTGCAGCATTGAAACATTTTGTTTCGCTTTTCTATTGGTCTGCGGCATGTCGTTGtggggttgccatggcaaccactgCCAATCACTGTCAGCCCTGCCAATCAATACCCAGAACGTAAGGACGGTTTTACCACTTAGCcagagtggggggtggagaggaggaaaagagggagaagggggagaattttttaaagtgtttgcaACTCTTAATCTCGCCAAgtcccccacttctctctctctctctctctctctctctctctctctctctctctctctctctctctctctctctctgaattcccttcttccctcttccccaaaGAAGTTGatccagaaatttaaaaagccatgGGAATAGAGTTGTTAAATGAGATGAGCAATTTAAAGTGGGGGATTTTGTTGGGAGATGAGAGGCTCCTCATGCTACACGAAGGCCAAGGGCCAGCCGGAaagagaggcagagggacagtTGAGCGGACATGGTTTGCACGTGGGCTGCCTCTTTCTGCCGATGTGAGCACTAAGAGTGGAGAGGAAGAACGGAGAGATGAGATC
This window harbors:
- the SIX3 gene encoding homeobox protein SIX3, with amino-acid sequence MVFRSPLDLYSSHFLLPNFADSHHRSLLLASSGGGTGAGGGGGGTGGGGGGGNCAGGGGAGGAGGGGGSGGGSRAPPEELSMFQLPTLNFSPEQVASVCETLEETGDIERLGRFLWSLPVAPGACEAINKHESILRARAVVAFHTGNFRDLYHILENHKFTKESHGKLQAMWLEAHYQEAEKLRGRPLGPVDKYRVRKKFPLPRTIWDGEQKTHCFKERTRSLLREWYLQDPYPNPSKKRELAQATGLTPTQVGNWFKNRRQRDRAAAAKNRSVAGPPRPGYRLRDPGEGEGLKWGPAGVLFGLG